The following coding sequences are from one Synergistaceae bacterium window:
- a CDS encoding ribose-phosphate pyrophosphokinase, with product MLSRGHGIKIFSGTAHPEFAERISRELNVPLSDIKRYRFSDGEIGISLNEPVRGADVFIIQPTCTPANENIIELLIMADSMRRASAHYINAVIPYYGYARQDRKAKPREPITAKLIANLLTQGGFDRVITADLHTGQLQGFFDIPVDHLTGMKLLADYFKNFLAQDLENGRVVVVSPDTGGVTRARRFATLLDTDIAIVDKRRSYDVANVSEVIDIVGNINNRIAILVDDMIDTAGTICHAAEALKEKGCLKIYACATHAVLSGPAIDRINSSCIEKLICSDTIPITSEKISSKIMQLSIAPLFAEAIRRVHEELSISNMFD from the coding sequence ATCTTGTCAAGAGGACACGGCATAAAAATTTTTTCCGGCACAGCTCACCCTGAATTTGCCGAGAGAATCAGCAGAGAATTAAACGTCCCATTATCAGATATTAAACGCTACAGATTTTCAGACGGAGAAATAGGCATTAGCTTAAATGAGCCAGTCAGAGGCGCTGACGTGTTTATTATTCAACCGACATGCACCCCCGCAAATGAAAATATTATAGAATTGCTTATAATGGCCGATTCAATGCGCAGGGCTTCAGCTCATTATATAAACGCTGTAATTCCCTATTACGGCTATGCTCGTCAAGACAGGAAGGCAAAACCTAGAGAGCCAATCACTGCAAAATTAATCGCTAATTTATTGACACAAGGCGGCTTTGACAGGGTAATCACAGCAGATTTACACACGGGCCAGTTACAAGGCTTCTTTGATATTCCTGTTGACCACTTAACGGGCATGAAGTTACTTGCTGACTACTTTAAAAATTTTCTTGCGCAGGATTTAGAAAATGGGCGTGTTGTTGTTGTGTCGCCTGATACCGGCGGAGTTACAAGGGCGCGGCGTTTTGCTACACTCTTAGACACTGATATTGCTATAGTCGACAAAAGGCGTTCTTATGATGTCGCTAACGTCTCTGAAGTTATTGACATTGTCGGCAATATTAATAATAGAATTGCTATATTAGTCGATGACATGATTGACACGGCGGGAACGATTTGTCATGCGGCTGAGGCTCTCAAAGAAAAGGGCTGCCTGAAAATTTATGCCTGTGCTACTCATGCTGTATTATCAGGCCCGGCTATTGACAGGATTAATAGCTCATGTATAGAAAAATTAATCTGCTCTGACACTATACCCATTACGAGCGAAAAAATTTCAAGCAAAATCATGCAACTTTCTATAGCACCGTTATTTGCTGAAGCTATTAGACGAGTTCACGAGGAATTATCAATCAGTAACATGTTTGATTAA